ACTGACTCTCATCAATAGGGGGCACAATTTCGATCGGCTCTTCAATAACAAATTCAAAATTGTCGAGCTTTGCCATAAATTCACGTCCATTAATATTGTTACCAAACATCGAGAGCTCTATTCGATAACGGCCCCAATCATAATTGTTCAGCTTTAGTTCGCGTGTATTGGAGGGGTTAGCCTCTATCGAAAAAGCTTGTTCTTCATTATTGGGATAATAAATGCGACCTTGTAGTAATACAGTAGCAGAGTCTACGTTCGTTTCATCGAGTGTGATGGTAACAATATGCTGATCGAGTTTTTCTTTTGCTAACGCTGTTTCAAAGTGGATCGGCGCTCTGACCAAATGAACCAGATCATGGACCAGTTTACGCTCAACTAACGGAGTGATGAGGTAAAATTCCGGTTGCCACATCCCTGCTGCAATATCGAGTTTAAATTCACCTGTAAATACAGCGTCCCCAGGGCGCTCATCAAACCCTTTACCATCATCTCTAAATTCAGCCACCCGAGCGGTAGATGCACCATAGTTATCATAATCACTGTCATTGGTGCTAACAAAGTCAACATCTAGGGTGACAACATCACGAAACTGTCCTGCTGTTATTGGCTCTCCCCCATTGGTTAAGCGACCGGTTAACTTAATGGTTTCGCCTTTGAACATTAAAGGTGGAAGTGGGTCGACCTCAAGCTCTATGTCAGTCAAAATAAGAATGCGGCTTTCAGATAATATATCGCCCACGGCCTGCCAAGGACCCGGCATCGGTTGCTTAATTTTGATAATGTCGTAGGTTAAGTCGTCATACCATTCGTACTCCCCGCCTAGTTCTTTTGCCTGTGTCGCGTACATTTTCGAGCCATCTGGGCGAATCAAAATAACAGGTGCGGAACCTCGTTTACGAAAAAAGAGTAAAGTAATTTCATCAACTTCATGATCAATACGAAAACGATTATTTAACAGCTTAATTTCGTTTTCACCGGCCTCACGCTGAATAATGGTCAGAGGATCGCTCGTGTCATTCGCCCAAGCAACGTGACTGATCATCAAAAAAGACAGTACCGTAATTAGTTTATTCATGCTGAGCCTCACATTTAATCAGCTAACCAAAGACATTGCCCGCCTTTGCTTTGCACTAATTCTAGACGTTCATGATGAGCTTGTTGCTCATCATCAGTTGCCACCACAATCTTAAGTGGTGCGCGATCTGAATTTAGACGAATGATCTCCCCTTGTCTTTGGGCATTATTCTCACCGTTTTGCTGGTTGTTAAGATTTAAACTGACCTGACCCCCTGTCATCGCAAGATAAACATCAGATAAAATCTCAGAATCCAGTAATGCGCCGTGCATCGTACGTTTGCCATTATCGATATTATATCGACGGCACAAAGCATCAAGATTATTCTTTTGCCCAGGGTGCAAGTCTCTGGCCATTTTTAATGTATCGAGAATGGTGCATACATCAGCAGTCTTTGGATAACCCGATCTGAGGCGATGAAACTCCATGTCCATAAAGCCGACGTCAAACGCGGCATTATGAATCACCAACTCAGCGCCTTGAATGTAGTCTAAAAACTCTTTGGCTATTTGGTGATATTTCGGTTTATTACGTAAAAACTGATTAGTAATACCATGGACATCAATAGCTTCGTCTTCTATATCGCGTTCAGGATTAATATAAACATGGAAATTATTCCCGGTAAAACGGCGATTAATGAGTTCAACACACCCGATTTCAATAATTCGGTGACCTTGTTTAGGATCGATACCGGTTGTCTCTGTATCTAATACTATTTGTCTGTGGTCCATATCACCTTCTGCATGATTCTGATATTTTGTAATGGTTATTTTCATTGTACATAAATTAAAGGTCAACTGTGCGAAAAAGCGTTGCTATTTATACTGATGGTTCTTGTTTAGGTAACCCGGGTCCGGGCGGTTACGGTGTGGTGCTGATTTATAATGGCCACAGTAAAGAACTCAGCCAAGGCTACTCACTCACAAAAAATAATAGAATGGAGCTTCTGGCAGCTATTGTTGGCCTAGAAGCGCTTACACAAGTCTGCGATGTCACCCTAACGACCGACAGCCAATACGTCAAACAGGGTATCGAATCTTGGCTTGCTGGCTGGAAGAAAAGAAATTGGCTCACCGCTTCTAAACAAGCAGTTAAAAATAAAGATTTATGGCAACGCCTCGATGTCATCAATCAACATCATCATGTGCAATGGCAGTGGGTGAAAGGTCATTCGGGTCATGATGAAAATGAGCGCTGCGATCAACTGGCCAGATCCGCGGCGCAAAGTTCCTCACTCATTGAAGATATCGGCTATCAAGCATAATGAAGATCTGCTTGAACTCATCACTAATTACTTTATGATATAACTTATAACTAAAATTAGAGAGTGTAAATGAGCGTTCAAATTCATCATTTTTTTCATCAGCCGTCATCTACGTTTACGTATGTTGTTTACGATAGTGCGACCCTTAAAGCAATGATTATCGATCCGGTTCTTGATTTTGACTTAGCCTCTGGCACACTTTCAACGACTTCAGCCGAAGCTATTTTAGCGTTTATTGACTCCCACCACCTTGATGTAGAATGGATTTTAGAAACCCATGCTCATGCTGATCATCTGACTTCGGCACAATACTTTAAGCGGCAATTAGGTGCAAAATTAGCCATGGGTCAGCACATTACTCAAGTGCAGCAACATTTCGCCAATACACTTGAACTCAATATCAAAACGGATGGTTCTCAATACGATCATTTATTTCATGATGGGGAAACATTTAAACTGGGTCAGTTACAAGTTAAAGTGATGGCTACTCCGGGTCACACCAGTGATAGTGTTTGTTACATTGTGCAAGGAAACGCTTTTGTAGGTGACACACTTTTCATGCCAGACAGTGGTACCGCGCGTTGTGATTTTCCAGGAGGAGACGCAAACCAGTTATATCATTCAATCTGCCAAATTTTCGAACTAGGTGACGAAACAAACTTATACATGTGCCATGATTACCAGCCCAATGGGCGAGAGTTATATTGGAAAACCACCGTTGCAGAGCAAAAAAAATATAATATTCATCTTAAAAATCGCACCACCGCTCATGACTATGTACAAATCAGGCGTACTCGAGATGCTAGTTTAGCCGTGCCTAAATTGCTCTACCCTTCTATTCAGGTCAATATTAATGCAGGACTTATTCCGCTAAACGATTCACACAATAGCTTTCTCAAAATTCCTCTGACTCATGATGCTATTTTTTCGCTTCCACAGAAGAATGCTTAAT
The genomic region above belongs to Pseudoalteromonas ulvae UL12 and contains:
- a CDS encoding TIGR03503 family protein; its protein translation is MNKLITVLSFLMISHVAWANDTSDPLTIIQREAGENEIKLLNNRFRIDHEVDEITLLFFRKRGSAPVILIRPDGSKMYATQAKELGGEYEWYDDLTYDIIKIKQPMPGPWQAVGDILSESRILILTDIELEVDPLPPLMFKGETIKLTGRLTNGGEPITAGQFRDVVTLDVDFVSTNDSDYDNYGASTARVAEFRDDGKGFDERPGDAVFTGEFKLDIAAGMWQPEFYLITPLVERKLVHDLVHLVRAPIHFETALAKEKLDQHIVTITLDETNVDSATVLLQGRIYYPNNEEQAFSIEANPSNTRELKLNNYDWGRYRIELSMFGNNINGREFMAKLDNFEFVIEEPIEIVPPIDESQLLSHQNDPVEVVEEPPADPTVFIIAVIVGNLMILLIGWLVIRLFVQKKGLPKFAFSFKKKQTSPTENSEKNPEDPASARKANDGGEILNLSMPDD
- the dnaQ gene encoding DNA polymerase III subunit epsilon, with the translated sequence MDHRQIVLDTETTGIDPKQGHRIIEIGCVELINRRFTGNNFHVYINPERDIEDEAIDVHGITNQFLRNKPKYHQIAKEFLDYIQGAELVIHNAAFDVGFMDMEFHRLRSGYPKTADVCTILDTLKMARDLHPGQKNNLDALCRRYNIDNGKRTMHGALLDSEILSDVYLAMTGGQVSLNLNNQQNGENNAQRQGEIIRLNSDRAPLKIVVATDDEQQAHHERLELVQSKGGQCLWLAD
- the rnhA gene encoding ribonuclease HI translates to MRKSVAIYTDGSCLGNPGPGGYGVVLIYNGHSKELSQGYSLTKNNRMELLAAIVGLEALTQVCDVTLTTDSQYVKQGIESWLAGWKKRNWLTASKQAVKNKDLWQRLDVINQHHHVQWQWVKGHSGHDENERCDQLARSAAQSSSLIEDIGYQA
- a CDS encoding MBL fold metallo-hydrolase; this translates as MSVQIHHFFHQPSSTFTYVVYDSATLKAMIIDPVLDFDLASGTLSTTSAEAILAFIDSHHLDVEWILETHAHADHLTSAQYFKRQLGAKLAMGQHITQVQQHFANTLELNIKTDGSQYDHLFHDGETFKLGQLQVKVMATPGHTSDSVCYIVQGNAFVGDTLFMPDSGTARCDFPGGDANQLYHSICQIFELGDETNLYMCHDYQPNGRELYWKTTVAEQKKYNIHLKNRTTAHDYVQIRRTRDASLAVPKLLYPSIQVNINAGLIPLNDSHNSFLKIPLTHDAIFSLPQKNA